A DNA window from Brassica napus cultivar Da-Ae chromosome C1, Da-Ae, whole genome shotgun sequence contains the following coding sequences:
- the LOC106436830 gene encoding protein RRP6-like 1 isoform X2: MAADDSPGLKSLEALIGGSLPENLSKLSSTCLAIPANKDFHFLCNFDEFKLRIDEISGSSQCVLETIGGFCRKPMRYSGDVVGDDAYDWLVNLNDEVLQRIDLDLEDTMKKETDSKHGKAKVSFHIATIKKPQEEYKILVNNANVPFEHVWLEKKENNLGFIHPLEKLSVMDFVDKDISEMKPVEPLSLEGIPFKLVEEINDLKDLAAKLSSVDEFAVDLEHNQYRSFQGLTCLMQISTRTEDYIVDTFKLWDHVGTYLRDIFKDPKKKKVMHGADRDIIWLQRDFGIYVCNLFDTGQASRVLKLERKSLEFLLKHYCGVAANKQYQNADWRIRPLPDVMTRYAREDTHYLLYIYDVMRVDLHTVAKEDEKPDSPLVEVYKRSYDVCMQLYEKELLTENSYLHIYGVQAANFNAVQLAIVAGLCEWQDRIARADDESTGYVLPNKTLLEIAKEMPINVGKLRRLFKSKLPYIERNVDAVISVIRRSMQNAAAFEPVVQSLKTWHPGTVFENNIESTVEETCTEAVVASSLSSKKFLQVENDIGGVRTTVSHGSGKVSVDVSEEQSGGFGALPSKRKFGNENKANEEVKVSKSKPACVSKPDEVIILSDDNDEYGEETSEPEDAADSVSETPFKGPDVSINVKTFGPDIIVLDDDDSDDDDSDNDSEAGDGREREVERMNKISEQQGKFMSLKPGFLNI; encoded by the exons ATGGCAGCCGACGATTCCCCGGGGCTGAAATCTCTGGAGGCGTTGATTGGTGGTTCTCTCCCGGAGAATCTCTCGAAGCTATCTTCTACTTGTCTTGCAATTCCAGCGAATAAGGATTTCCATTTTCTCTGCAATTTCGATGAGTTCAAGCTTCGGATTGATGAGATTTCAGGGAGCTCGCAGTGTGTTCTTGAGACGATCGGTGGCTTCTGTCGGAAACCGATGAGATATTCAGGGGATGTTGTAGGAGATGATGCGTATGACTGGCTTGTTAACCTGAACGATGAAGTTCTCCAGAGAATTGATTTGGATTTGGAAGACACAATGAAGAAGGAAACTGATTCGAAACATGGAAAGGCAAAGGTTTCGTTTCATATAGCAACGATAAAGAAGCCTCAGGAGGAGTATAAGATTTTGGTGAACAACGCAAATGTACCGTTTGAGCATGTTTGGTTGGAGAAGAAGGAGAACAATCTAGGCTTTATTCATCCACTG GAGAAACTTTCAGTGATGGACTTTGTTGATAAAGATATATCAGAGATGAAACCTGTTGAACCCCTCTCTTTGGAAGGAATTCCATTCAAGCTTGTTGAAGAAATCAATGATCTGAAGGATTTAGCTGCGAAATTGTCTAGTGTTGATGAGTTTGCT gtTGATCTGGAGCATAATCAGTATAGGTCTTTTCAAGGATTAACATGCTTGATGCAAATATCTACCAGAACGGAGGATTATATAGTCGATACATTCAAGCTTTGGGATCACGTTGGTACATATCTCAGGGATATCTTCAAAGACCCTAAAAAGAAAAAG GTTATGCATGGAGCAGATCGAGATATTATTTGGCTTCAACGTGACTTCGGCATATATGTTTGCAATCTCTTTGACACAGGACAG GCCTCAAGGGTGCTAAAGCTGGAGAGAAAGAGTCTTGAATTTCTTCTGAAACATTATTGTGGAGTTGCTGCAAATAAACA ATACCAAAATGCAGACTGGAGAATACGACCCCTTCCAGATGTAATGACAAG ATATGCTagagaagatacacattatctTTTGTATATTTATGATGTAATGCGAGTAGATTTGCACACGGTAGCAAAAGAAGACGAGAAACCTGACTCCCCTCTGGTAGAG GTTTATAAGCGCAGCTATGATGTGTGCATGCAACTATATGAGAAAGAGCTTCTGACTGAGAATTCATATCTTCACATTTATGG GGTTCAGGCAGCTAATTTCAATGCGGTTCAACTTGCCATTGTTGCG GGGCTTTGTGAATGGCAAGATCGGATTGCACGAGCAGACGATGAGAGCACTGGTTATGTATTACCAAacaaaactcttcttgaaataG cgAAAGAGATGCCAATTAATGTGGGAAAGTTGCGACGGTTGTTTAAGTCAAAGCTTCCTTACATCGAGCGTAATGTTGACGCGGTGATCAGTGTCATCAGGCGATCAATGCAAAATGCAGCGGCGTTCGAGCCAGTTGTTCAATCCTTAAAAACATGGCATCCTGGAACG GTCTTTGAGAATAATATTGAAAGCACCGTTGAGGAAACATGCACAGAAGCTGTTGTAGCTTCTTCTCTGAGTTCAAAGAAGTTTTTGCAGGTTGAAAATGACATCGGGGGCGTCAGGACCACAGTCTCGCATGGTTCAGGAAAG gtTAGTGTGGATGTTTCGGAGGAACAAAGCGGTGGTTTTGGAGCTTTGCCTTCAAAGAGGAAGTTTGGAAATGAGAACAAG GCAAATGAAGAGGTCAAAGTGTCCAAGTCAAAGCCAGCATGTGTCTCTAAGCCAGATGAGGTAATTATTCTATCGGATGACAATGATGAGTATGGTGAAGAAACATCGGAACCCGAAGATGCGGCGGATAGTGTTTCAGAAACGCCTTTTAAGGGACCGGATGTATCAATTAACGTGAAGACATTTGGTCCGGATATTATCGTGTTAGATGATGATGACTCagatgatgatgactcggaTAATGACTCAGAAGCTGGAGATGGTAGGGAAAGGGAAGTTGAAAGGATGAATAAGATAAGTGAACAGCAGGGGAAATTCATGAGTTTGAAACCGGGCTTTCTCAACATTTAG
- the LOC106436830 gene encoding protein RRP6-like 1 isoform X4, whose amino-acid sequence MAADDSPGLKSLEALIGGSLPENLSKLSSTCLAIPANKDFHFLCNFDEFKLRIDEISGSSQCVLETIGGFCRKPMRYSGDVVGDDAYDWLVNLNDEVLQRIDLDLEDTMKKETDSKHGKAKVSFHIATIKKPQEEYKILVNNANVPFEHVWLEKKENNLGFIHPLEKLSVMDFVDKDISEMKPVEPLSLEGIPFKLVEEINDLKDLAAKLSSVDEFAVDLEHNQYRSFQGLTCLMQISTRTEDYIVDTFKLWDHVGTYLRDIFKDPKKKKVMHGADRDIIWLQRDFGIYVCNLFDTGQASRVLKLERKSLEFLLKHYCGVAANKQYQNADWRIRPLPDVMTRYAREDTHYLLYIYDVMRVDLHTVAKEDEKPDSPLVEVYKRSYDVCMQLYEKELLTENSYLHIYGVQAANFNAVQLAIVAGLCEWQDRIARADDESTGYVLPNKTLLEIAKEMPINVGKLRRLFKSKLPYIERNVDAVISVIRRSMQNAAAFEPVVQSLKTWHPGTVENDIGGVRTTVSHGSGKVSVDVSEEQSGGFGALPSKRKFGNENKANEEVKVSKSKPACVSKPDEVIILSDDNDEYGEETSEPEDAADSVSETPFKGPDVSINVKTFGPDIIVLDDDDSDDDDSDNDSEAGDGREREVERMNKISEQQGKFMSLKPGFLNI is encoded by the exons ATGGCAGCCGACGATTCCCCGGGGCTGAAATCTCTGGAGGCGTTGATTGGTGGTTCTCTCCCGGAGAATCTCTCGAAGCTATCTTCTACTTGTCTTGCAATTCCAGCGAATAAGGATTTCCATTTTCTCTGCAATTTCGATGAGTTCAAGCTTCGGATTGATGAGATTTCAGGGAGCTCGCAGTGTGTTCTTGAGACGATCGGTGGCTTCTGTCGGAAACCGATGAGATATTCAGGGGATGTTGTAGGAGATGATGCGTATGACTGGCTTGTTAACCTGAACGATGAAGTTCTCCAGAGAATTGATTTGGATTTGGAAGACACAATGAAGAAGGAAACTGATTCGAAACATGGAAAGGCAAAGGTTTCGTTTCATATAGCAACGATAAAGAAGCCTCAGGAGGAGTATAAGATTTTGGTGAACAACGCAAATGTACCGTTTGAGCATGTTTGGTTGGAGAAGAAGGAGAACAATCTAGGCTTTATTCATCCACTG GAGAAACTTTCAGTGATGGACTTTGTTGATAAAGATATATCAGAGATGAAACCTGTTGAACCCCTCTCTTTGGAAGGAATTCCATTCAAGCTTGTTGAAGAAATCAATGATCTGAAGGATTTAGCTGCGAAATTGTCTAGTGTTGATGAGTTTGCT gtTGATCTGGAGCATAATCAGTATAGGTCTTTTCAAGGATTAACATGCTTGATGCAAATATCTACCAGAACGGAGGATTATATAGTCGATACATTCAAGCTTTGGGATCACGTTGGTACATATCTCAGGGATATCTTCAAAGACCCTAAAAAGAAAAAG GTTATGCATGGAGCAGATCGAGATATTATTTGGCTTCAACGTGACTTCGGCATATATGTTTGCAATCTCTTTGACACAGGACAG GCCTCAAGGGTGCTAAAGCTGGAGAGAAAGAGTCTTGAATTTCTTCTGAAACATTATTGTGGAGTTGCTGCAAATAAACA ATACCAAAATGCAGACTGGAGAATACGACCCCTTCCAGATGTAATGACAAG ATATGCTagagaagatacacattatctTTTGTATATTTATGATGTAATGCGAGTAGATTTGCACACGGTAGCAAAAGAAGACGAGAAACCTGACTCCCCTCTGGTAGAG GTTTATAAGCGCAGCTATGATGTGTGCATGCAACTATATGAGAAAGAGCTTCTGACTGAGAATTCATATCTTCACATTTATGG GGTTCAGGCAGCTAATTTCAATGCGGTTCAACTTGCCATTGTTGCG GGGCTTTGTGAATGGCAAGATCGGATTGCACGAGCAGACGATGAGAGCACTGGTTATGTATTACCAAacaaaactcttcttgaaataG cgAAAGAGATGCCAATTAATGTGGGAAAGTTGCGACGGTTGTTTAAGTCAAAGCTTCCTTACATCGAGCGTAATGTTGACGCGGTGATCAGTGTCATCAGGCGATCAATGCAAAATGCAGCGGCGTTCGAGCCAGTTGTTCAATCCTTAAAAACATGGCATCCTGGAACG GTTGAAAATGACATCGGGGGCGTCAGGACCACAGTCTCGCATGGTTCAGGAAAG gtTAGTGTGGATGTTTCGGAGGAACAAAGCGGTGGTTTTGGAGCTTTGCCTTCAAAGAGGAAGTTTGGAAATGAGAACAAG GCAAATGAAGAGGTCAAAGTGTCCAAGTCAAAGCCAGCATGTGTCTCTAAGCCAGATGAGGTAATTATTCTATCGGATGACAATGATGAGTATGGTGAAGAAACATCGGAACCCGAAGATGCGGCGGATAGTGTTTCAGAAACGCCTTTTAAGGGACCGGATGTATCAATTAACGTGAAGACATTTGGTCCGGATATTATCGTGTTAGATGATGATGACTCagatgatgatgactcggaTAATGACTCAGAAGCTGGAGATGGTAGGGAAAGGGAAGTTGAAAGGATGAATAAGATAAGTGAACAGCAGGGGAAATTCATGAGTTTGAAACCGGGCTTTCTCAACATTTAG
- the LOC106436830 gene encoding protein RRP6-like 1 isoform X3 translates to MAADDSPGLKSLEALIGGSLPENLSKLSSTCLAIPANKDFHFLCNFDEFKLRIDEISGSSQCVLETIGGFCRKPMRYSGDVVGDDAYDWLVNLNDEVLQRIDLDLEDTMKKETDSKHGKAKVSFHIATIKKPQEEYKILVNNANVPFEHVWLEKKENNLGFIHPLEKLSVMDFVDKDISEMKPVEPLSLEGIPFKLVEEINDLKDLAAKLSSVDEFAVDLEHNQYRSFQGLTCLMQISTRTEDYIVDTFKLWDHVGTYLRDIFKDPKKKKVMHGADRDIIWLQRDFGIYVCNLFDTGQASRVLKLERKSLEFLLKHYCGVAANKQYQNADWRIRPLPDVMTRYAREDTHYLLYIYDVMRVDLHTVAKEDEKPDSPLVEVYKRSYDVCMQLYEKELLTENSYLHIYGVQAANFNAVQLAIVAGLCEWQDRIARADDESTGYVLPNKTLLEIAKEMPINVGKLRRLFKSKLPYIERNVDAVISVIRRSMQNAAAFEPVVQSLKTWHPGTVENDIGGVRTTVSHGSGKVSVDVSEEQSGGFGALPSKRKFGNENKVITNAYIEIKKKLGSIGYYQSIENMQANEEVKVSKSKPACVSKPDEVIILSDDNDEYGEETSEPEDAADSVSETPFKGPDVSINVKTFGPDIIVLDDDDSDDDDSDNDSEAGDGREREVERMNKISEQQGKFMSLKPGFLNI, encoded by the exons ATGGCAGCCGACGATTCCCCGGGGCTGAAATCTCTGGAGGCGTTGATTGGTGGTTCTCTCCCGGAGAATCTCTCGAAGCTATCTTCTACTTGTCTTGCAATTCCAGCGAATAAGGATTTCCATTTTCTCTGCAATTTCGATGAGTTCAAGCTTCGGATTGATGAGATTTCAGGGAGCTCGCAGTGTGTTCTTGAGACGATCGGTGGCTTCTGTCGGAAACCGATGAGATATTCAGGGGATGTTGTAGGAGATGATGCGTATGACTGGCTTGTTAACCTGAACGATGAAGTTCTCCAGAGAATTGATTTGGATTTGGAAGACACAATGAAGAAGGAAACTGATTCGAAACATGGAAAGGCAAAGGTTTCGTTTCATATAGCAACGATAAAGAAGCCTCAGGAGGAGTATAAGATTTTGGTGAACAACGCAAATGTACCGTTTGAGCATGTTTGGTTGGAGAAGAAGGAGAACAATCTAGGCTTTATTCATCCACTG GAGAAACTTTCAGTGATGGACTTTGTTGATAAAGATATATCAGAGATGAAACCTGTTGAACCCCTCTCTTTGGAAGGAATTCCATTCAAGCTTGTTGAAGAAATCAATGATCTGAAGGATTTAGCTGCGAAATTGTCTAGTGTTGATGAGTTTGCT gtTGATCTGGAGCATAATCAGTATAGGTCTTTTCAAGGATTAACATGCTTGATGCAAATATCTACCAGAACGGAGGATTATATAGTCGATACATTCAAGCTTTGGGATCACGTTGGTACATATCTCAGGGATATCTTCAAAGACCCTAAAAAGAAAAAG GTTATGCATGGAGCAGATCGAGATATTATTTGGCTTCAACGTGACTTCGGCATATATGTTTGCAATCTCTTTGACACAGGACAG GCCTCAAGGGTGCTAAAGCTGGAGAGAAAGAGTCTTGAATTTCTTCTGAAACATTATTGTGGAGTTGCTGCAAATAAACA ATACCAAAATGCAGACTGGAGAATACGACCCCTTCCAGATGTAATGACAAG ATATGCTagagaagatacacattatctTTTGTATATTTATGATGTAATGCGAGTAGATTTGCACACGGTAGCAAAAGAAGACGAGAAACCTGACTCCCCTCTGGTAGAG GTTTATAAGCGCAGCTATGATGTGTGCATGCAACTATATGAGAAAGAGCTTCTGACTGAGAATTCATATCTTCACATTTATGG GGTTCAGGCAGCTAATTTCAATGCGGTTCAACTTGCCATTGTTGCG GGGCTTTGTGAATGGCAAGATCGGATTGCACGAGCAGACGATGAGAGCACTGGTTATGTATTACCAAacaaaactcttcttgaaataG cgAAAGAGATGCCAATTAATGTGGGAAAGTTGCGACGGTTGTTTAAGTCAAAGCTTCCTTACATCGAGCGTAATGTTGACGCGGTGATCAGTGTCATCAGGCGATCAATGCAAAATGCAGCGGCGTTCGAGCCAGTTGTTCAATCCTTAAAAACATGGCATCCTGGAACG GTTGAAAATGACATCGGGGGCGTCAGGACCACAGTCTCGCATGGTTCAGGAAAG gtTAGTGTGGATGTTTCGGAGGAACAAAGCGGTGGTTTTGGAGCTTTGCCTTCAAAGAGGAAGTTTGGAAATGAGAACAAGGTGATAACTAATGCTTACATAGAGATTAAGAAAAAGCTTGGATCAATCGGTTATTACCAATCTATTGAGAATATGCAGGCAAATGAAGAGGTCAAAGTGTCCAAGTCAAAGCCAGCATGTGTCTCTAAGCCAGATGAGGTAATTATTCTATCGGATGACAATGATGAGTATGGTGAAGAAACATCGGAACCCGAAGATGCGGCGGATAGTGTTTCAGAAACGCCTTTTAAGGGACCGGATGTATCAATTAACGTGAAGACATTTGGTCCGGATATTATCGTGTTAGATGATGATGACTCagatgatgatgactcggaTAATGACTCAGAAGCTGGAGATGGTAGGGAAAGGGAAGTTGAAAGGATGAATAAGATAAGTGAACAGCAGGGGAAATTCATGAGTTTGAAACCGGGCTTTCTCAACATTTAG
- the LOC106436830 gene encoding protein RRP6-like 1 isoform X1, with protein MAADDSPGLKSLEALIGGSLPENLSKLSSTCLAIPANKDFHFLCNFDEFKLRIDEISGSSQCVLETIGGFCRKPMRYSGDVVGDDAYDWLVNLNDEVLQRIDLDLEDTMKKETDSKHGKAKVSFHIATIKKPQEEYKILVNNANVPFEHVWLEKKENNLGFIHPLEKLSVMDFVDKDISEMKPVEPLSLEGIPFKLVEEINDLKDLAAKLSSVDEFAVDLEHNQYRSFQGLTCLMQISTRTEDYIVDTFKLWDHVGTYLRDIFKDPKKKKVMHGADRDIIWLQRDFGIYVCNLFDTGQASRVLKLERKSLEFLLKHYCGVAANKQYQNADWRIRPLPDVMTRYAREDTHYLLYIYDVMRVDLHTVAKEDEKPDSPLVEVYKRSYDVCMQLYEKELLTENSYLHIYGVQAANFNAVQLAIVAGLCEWQDRIARADDESTGYVLPNKTLLEIAKEMPINVGKLRRLFKSKLPYIERNVDAVISVIRRSMQNAAAFEPVVQSLKTWHPGTVFENNIESTVEETCTEAVVASSLSSKKFLQVENDIGGVRTTVSHGSGKVSVDVSEEQSGGFGALPSKRKFGNENKVITNAYIEIKKKLGSIGYYQSIENMQANEEVKVSKSKPACVSKPDEVIILSDDNDEYGEETSEPEDAADSVSETPFKGPDVSINVKTFGPDIIVLDDDDSDDDDSDNDSEAGDGREREVERMNKISEQQGKFMSLKPGFLNI; from the exons ATGGCAGCCGACGATTCCCCGGGGCTGAAATCTCTGGAGGCGTTGATTGGTGGTTCTCTCCCGGAGAATCTCTCGAAGCTATCTTCTACTTGTCTTGCAATTCCAGCGAATAAGGATTTCCATTTTCTCTGCAATTTCGATGAGTTCAAGCTTCGGATTGATGAGATTTCAGGGAGCTCGCAGTGTGTTCTTGAGACGATCGGTGGCTTCTGTCGGAAACCGATGAGATATTCAGGGGATGTTGTAGGAGATGATGCGTATGACTGGCTTGTTAACCTGAACGATGAAGTTCTCCAGAGAATTGATTTGGATTTGGAAGACACAATGAAGAAGGAAACTGATTCGAAACATGGAAAGGCAAAGGTTTCGTTTCATATAGCAACGATAAAGAAGCCTCAGGAGGAGTATAAGATTTTGGTGAACAACGCAAATGTACCGTTTGAGCATGTTTGGTTGGAGAAGAAGGAGAACAATCTAGGCTTTATTCATCCACTG GAGAAACTTTCAGTGATGGACTTTGTTGATAAAGATATATCAGAGATGAAACCTGTTGAACCCCTCTCTTTGGAAGGAATTCCATTCAAGCTTGTTGAAGAAATCAATGATCTGAAGGATTTAGCTGCGAAATTGTCTAGTGTTGATGAGTTTGCT gtTGATCTGGAGCATAATCAGTATAGGTCTTTTCAAGGATTAACATGCTTGATGCAAATATCTACCAGAACGGAGGATTATATAGTCGATACATTCAAGCTTTGGGATCACGTTGGTACATATCTCAGGGATATCTTCAAAGACCCTAAAAAGAAAAAG GTTATGCATGGAGCAGATCGAGATATTATTTGGCTTCAACGTGACTTCGGCATATATGTTTGCAATCTCTTTGACACAGGACAG GCCTCAAGGGTGCTAAAGCTGGAGAGAAAGAGTCTTGAATTTCTTCTGAAACATTATTGTGGAGTTGCTGCAAATAAACA ATACCAAAATGCAGACTGGAGAATACGACCCCTTCCAGATGTAATGACAAG ATATGCTagagaagatacacattatctTTTGTATATTTATGATGTAATGCGAGTAGATTTGCACACGGTAGCAAAAGAAGACGAGAAACCTGACTCCCCTCTGGTAGAG GTTTATAAGCGCAGCTATGATGTGTGCATGCAACTATATGAGAAAGAGCTTCTGACTGAGAATTCATATCTTCACATTTATGG GGTTCAGGCAGCTAATTTCAATGCGGTTCAACTTGCCATTGTTGCG GGGCTTTGTGAATGGCAAGATCGGATTGCACGAGCAGACGATGAGAGCACTGGTTATGTATTACCAAacaaaactcttcttgaaataG cgAAAGAGATGCCAATTAATGTGGGAAAGTTGCGACGGTTGTTTAAGTCAAAGCTTCCTTACATCGAGCGTAATGTTGACGCGGTGATCAGTGTCATCAGGCGATCAATGCAAAATGCAGCGGCGTTCGAGCCAGTTGTTCAATCCTTAAAAACATGGCATCCTGGAACG GTCTTTGAGAATAATATTGAAAGCACCGTTGAGGAAACATGCACAGAAGCTGTTGTAGCTTCTTCTCTGAGTTCAAAGAAGTTTTTGCAGGTTGAAAATGACATCGGGGGCGTCAGGACCACAGTCTCGCATGGTTCAGGAAAG gtTAGTGTGGATGTTTCGGAGGAACAAAGCGGTGGTTTTGGAGCTTTGCCTTCAAAGAGGAAGTTTGGAAATGAGAACAAGGTGATAACTAATGCTTACATAGAGATTAAGAAAAAGCTTGGATCAATCGGTTATTACCAATCTATTGAGAATATGCAGGCAAATGAAGAGGTCAAAGTGTCCAAGTCAAAGCCAGCATGTGTCTCTAAGCCAGATGAGGTAATTATTCTATCGGATGACAATGATGAGTATGGTGAAGAAACATCGGAACCCGAAGATGCGGCGGATAGTGTTTCAGAAACGCCTTTTAAGGGACCGGATGTATCAATTAACGTGAAGACATTTGGTCCGGATATTATCGTGTTAGATGATGATGACTCagatgatgatgactcggaTAATGACTCAGAAGCTGGAGATGGTAGGGAAAGGGAAGTTGAAAGGATGAATAAGATAAGTGAACAGCAGGGGAAATTCATGAGTTTGAAACCGGGCTTTCTCAACATTTAG